One Gigantopelta aegis isolate Gae_Host chromosome 1, Gae_host_genome, whole genome shotgun sequence genomic region harbors:
- the LOC121371825 gene encoding uncharacterized protein LOC121371825 isoform X1 produces the protein MFGVQHPEITFTKHVNTTDNFAANIGTTNVTDKQKDLSLGAESRDEQTVPKDLSLGPKSKDEQTVPKVVGTNPISDKLKLVKVINTKGVTSPDLSSIDVLNIQDSVKIVVADNANSCIKCYNYDDGTLHCVCKTSGKPRCLTKLGNGNHVAVTIPTHRQIIFVEVDSIITTTKSIHTGKSYSWITQLLDSSLAVSVWASDPGYVDILDLNGHVIRSISDLPPEPRYLTSLGESLLVMSYKYTCKAFTRVTLSPSSRHIDWVKSRDSMMLKDARGITCDGHGFIYVTDFDRHSVVQISADGDVIRDIMTQQDGLVNPRAVCFVRDCLYLTQENGEIKIFTWT, from the coding sequence ATGTTCGGGGTTCAGCATCCGGAAATAACTTTCACGAAACATGTCAACACCACAGACAACTTTGCTGCTAATATAGGCACAACAAATgtgacagacaaacagaaagaCTTATCACTAGGTGCCGAGTCTAGAGATGAACAGACAGTCCCAAAGGACTTATCGCTAGGTCCCAAGTCTAAAGATGAACAGACAGTCCCAAAGGTCGTAGGAACAAACCCGATAAGCGACAAACTCAAACTGGTCAAGGTCATAAATACTAAAGGCGTAACGAGTCCCGATTTGTCATCAattgatgttttaaatatacaggACTCTGTCAAAATAGTCGTAGCCGATAACGCCAACTCGTGTATTAAGTGCTACAACTATGATGATGGCACACTTCACTGTGTTTGTAAAACCAGCGGTAAACCACGTTGTCTTACGAAACTTGGTAATGGTAACCATGTGGCCGTAACGATACCGACGCACAGACAGATTATATTTGTGGAGGTAGATagtatcatcaccaccacaaagTCCATCCATACAGGGAAATCCTACTCTTGGATAACCCAGTTACTCGATTCCAGTCTGGCTGTCAGCGTGTGGGCCTCTGACCCCGGTTATGTAGACATATTAGACCTGAACGGTCACGTGATCAGGTCCATATCAGACCTTCCACCAGAGCCTCGGTATCTCACATCATTAGGCGAATCTTTGTTAGTTATGTcctacaaatatacatgtaaggcTTTCACGCGTGTGACGCTGTCACCATCGTCGCGTCACATCGACTGGGTGAAGTCACGCGACTCGATGATGCTGAAGGATGCACGTGGTATTACATGTGATGGGCATGGTTTCATCTACGTCACTGATTTTGACCGCCATTCCGTTGTTCAGATCTCTGCCGATGGTGACGTTATACGTGACATCATGACCCAGCAGGACGGTTTGGTAAACCCTCGAGCTGTCTGTTTTGTCAGGGATTGTCTGTACTTGACTCAGGAAAATGgggaaattaaaatatttacatggaCGTAA
- the LOC121371825 gene encoding tripartite motif containing 13-like isoform X2: MAAAQESIKVDCQICMLRFSNEARHRPRSLPCGHSLCHDCLGRHIGQTITGTTFQCPFCRTAIQVRHTSQEGYDSLAEQFPVNFLLAETIEHIDNRQIQNTTAQLKTNFDDLKRICQSAEYKMENENHRYLSKLDLSVAQTTADINNAADKQIQEFTAAVRGNQEKMMNRLGVDHESARGRIEEAGKKTKTLLSEM, encoded by the exons ATGGCCGCTGCTCAAGAATCCATTAAAGTCGACTGTCAGATCTGCATGCTGAGATTCAGCAATGAGGCTCGCCACAGGCCGAGGTCTCTGCCATGTGGTCACTCACTGTGTCATGACTGCCTGGGACGACACATCGGTCAGACGATCACAGGGACAACATTCCAGTGTCCTTTCTGCAGGACAGCCATTCAAGTGAGACACACCAGTCAGGAAGGATATGACTCCTTGGCCGAACAGTTTCCTGTCAATTTCTTACTGGCAGAAACCATCGAACACATCGACAATAGACAAATCC AAAACACCACAGCTCAGCTGAAAACAAACTTCGATGACCTCAAGAGGATATGCCAGTCAGCGGAGTACAAAATGGAAAATGAGAATCATCGTTACCTCTCCAAGCTGGACCTCAGCGTAGCACAGACAACGGCCGACATCAACAACGCAGCAGATAAACAGATACAAGAGTTTACGGCCGCAGTCCGCGGCAACCAGGAGAAAATGATGAACCGGCTTGGAGTTGATCACGAAAGTGCCAGAGGTAGAATAGAGGAAGCCGGTAAAAAGACTAAGACATTGCTCAGTGAAATGTAA